The following coding sequences are from one Lentimicrobiaceae bacterium window:
- a CDS encoding protease has translation MKRIYVSVILILFSITALYAQEAARLMRFPTIHKGQVVFSYAGDLYTVNENGGVARQLTSHDGYEMFSKFSPDGKYVAFTGQYDGNTEVFVMPAQGGEPKRLTHTATLGRDDVSDRMGPNNIVMAWTPDSKYVIYRSRKASFNSFVGQLYKVPVEGGMSEQLPLAAGGFCSFSPDGTKLAFNQVFREFRTWKYYQGGMADDIWIFDFNTNEVSQITNNVAQDIQPMWYNDKIYFLSDRDRTMNLFAYDTKTKQTEKVTHFMDYDIKFPSLGDGKIIFEKGGYLFTLNLSNNEIKQINIRIAEDFIGSRSKYVDASKSIYSYEISPKGDFALFSSRGDVYIVPKEKGVTYNITKSSGAHDRNPKWSPDGKYIAYISDISGEFEIYIQSTDLSTEPVKVTDNADTYTFSIMWSPDSKNILFNDKKNRLRSVNIETKKITEISQSDIWEYNYFNWSPDSKWVVYSEPMKNDMNKIILYNMQDAKKYDVTRGWYNASNPVFSSDGKYLFFTSDRDFNPTYSRTEWNHAYNNMSKIYLVTLSKDTPSPFAPKLQNLSVDDSKKDDGADKKDSKSDKKDSKTDKKEETKPVTKIDTDGIQDRVINLPISSGYYFNLTSVGDNLYYHHYDNSGVSLKLFNLDKNKETDLKYKGGYEISADGKKMLVSQNGYAIIDLPQGEIS, from the coding sequence ATGAAAAGAATTTACGTATCGGTTATTCTAATTTTGTTTAGCATAACTGCATTGTACGCACAAGAAGCAGCTCGCCTAATGCGCTTCCCGACTATACACAAAGGTCAGGTTGTTTTTTCCTATGCAGGCGATTTATACACAGTAAACGAAAACGGCGGTGTTGCTCGCCAGCTAACGTCTCACGACGGCTACGAAATGTTTTCTAAATTCTCGCCCGACGGAAAGTACGTAGCTTTTACAGGTCAGTACGACGGCAATACCGAAGTGTTTGTTATGCCGGCTCAAGGCGGCGAACCTAAACGTCTTACACACACTGCTACGCTCGGCAGAGACGATGTGTCGGACAGAATGGGACCAAACAATATAGTTATGGCTTGGACTCCCGATAGCAAATACGTTATATATCGCTCTCGCAAAGCATCGTTCAACTCATTTGTCGGACAACTATACAAAGTACCTGTCGAAGGTGGTATGAGCGAACAGCTACCGCTTGCTGCAGGCGGTTTTTGTTCATTTTCTCCCGACGGAACAAAATTAGCTTTTAACCAAGTTTTTAGAGAGTTCAGAACATGGAAATACTACCAAGGCGGCATGGCTGACGATATTTGGATTTTCGACTTTAACACAAACGAAGTATCGCAAATTACCAACAACGTCGCTCAAGATATTCAACCAATGTGGTACAACGATAAAATTTACTTCCTCTCCGATAGAGACAGAACTATGAACCTGTTTGCCTACGACACAAAAACAAAACAAACAGAAAAGGTTACGCATTTTATGGATTACGACATAAAGTTCCCTTCGCTAGGAGATGGCAAAATTATTTTTGAAAAAGGCGGATATCTGTTCACTCTCAATTTAAGCAACAACGAAATAAAACAAATAAATATAAGAATTGCCGAAGATTTTATCGGTAGCAGGAGCAAATACGTTGATGCATCAAAAAGCATTTACTCTTACGAAATATCGCCCAAAGGCGACTTTGCTTTGTTCAGCTCACGTGGCGATGTTTATATTGTTCCGAAAGAAAAAGGCGTTACGTATAATATAACTAAATCTTCCGGTGCTCACGATAGAAACCCGAAATGGTCGCCTGATGGAAAATATATTGCATACATTTCAGATATTTCCGGCGAATTTGAAATTTACATTCAAAGCACCGACCTATCGACTGAACCTGTTAAAGTTACCGATAATGCCGACACATACACTTTCAGTATTATGTGGTCGCCCGACAGCAAAAATATTTTATTCAACGACAAAAAGAACAGACTCAGAAGCGTTAACATCGAAACCAAAAAAATAACCGAAATCAGCCAATCGGATATTTGGGAGTACAACTACTTTAACTGGTCGCCCGACAGCAAATGGGTTGTCTATAGCGAGCCAATGAAAAACGATATGAATAAAATTATTCTGTACAATATGCAGGATGCTAAAAAATACGACGTAACAAGAGGTTGGTATAACGCATCAAATCCTGTATTCAGCTCCGACGGAAAATATCTGTTTTTTACTTCCGATAGAGATTTTAATCCTACATATAGCCGTACCGAATGGAATCACGCCTACAACAACATGAGCAAAATATATTTGGTAACGCTAAGTAAAGATACACCTTCGCCTTTTGCTCCAAAACTTCAAAATTTATCCGTTGACGACAGCAAAAAAGATGACGGCGCAGATAAAAAAGACAGTAAATCCGATAAAAAAGATAGCAAAACCGACAAGAAAGAAGAAACAAAACCCGTTACCAAAATAGATACGGACGGCATTCAAGATAGAGTCATCAACCTGCCGATTAGCTCGGGATATTATTTCAACCTAACAAGCGTTGGCGATAATTTGTATTACCACCACTACGACAACAGCGGCGTTAGCTTAAAATTGTTCAACCTTGACAAAAACAAAGAAACCGACCTGAAATATAAAGGTGGATATGAAATATCTGCCGACGGCAAAAAAATGTTGGTATCGCAAAACGGCTATGCTATAATTGACCTTCCGCAAGGGGAAATCTCA